In the Solibacillus sp. FSL K6-1523 genome, one interval contains:
- a CDS encoding ABC transporter ATP-binding protein: MNEVKKQKGLGQFFRLIMETKPSKVMIFIALLLSLTTTGVGLLVPLFTANLINDFSISSLNAGNITIVIIAILAQAVASGFSIYLLNRIGQSVVAGIRERLWKKLLVLPVSYFDEHPSGETVSRMTNDTSIVKALISEHLANFIAGTISIIGSIIVLFILDWKMTTIMFIAFPIAALILIPLGKAMHKISKGMQDETATFTAVLQQVLSEIRLMKSSNAEKIEYQNGKQKIMNLFHFGLKEAKIQSVLGPIISLVMMTLLVLLLGYGGMRVSSGALTTGALVAFIMYLFQIMMPMAQMATFFTHFQKATGATERIISILETPVEQDATEVIQNSNETIKVEHVNYSYNDEKQILKDISFNVEAGKVTAIVGPSGSGKTTLFSLFERYYTPTDGIISIGGKSINDFSLHSWRNQIGYVSQESPIVSGSIRDNITYGLERDVTDEEINNVAKMAYADQFIADLPNGYHTEVGERGMKLSGGQRQRIAIARAFLRNPQILMLDEATSSLDSKSEKVVQQALNDLMKGRTTIVIAHRLSTIIDSDQIIFLEKGSITGSGRHSELYKSHALYREFADQQLHTLEIA; the protein is encoded by the coding sequence ATGAATGAAGTAAAAAAACAAAAAGGATTAGGTCAGTTTTTCCGATTAATTATGGAAACAAAACCTTCTAAAGTCATGATTTTCATTGCGTTATTACTTAGTTTAACAACAACTGGTGTTGGCTTGTTAGTCCCGCTCTTCACCGCAAACCTTATTAATGACTTTTCAATTAGCTCATTAAATGCAGGCAATATTACAATTGTAATTATCGCGATTCTTGCACAAGCTGTAGCAAGTGGTTTTTCCATTTACTTATTAAATCGCATCGGCCAATCTGTTGTGGCAGGTATTCGGGAAAGGCTTTGGAAGAAGCTACTTGTCTTGCCTGTTAGCTATTTTGACGAACATCCTTCAGGCGAAACCGTTAGTCGGATGACAAATGATACATCCATTGTAAAGGCATTAATCTCTGAGCATTTAGCAAACTTTATTGCTGGTACGATTTCTATTATTGGTTCTATCATTGTCTTATTCATTCTTGATTGGAAAATGACAACCATCATGTTTATTGCGTTTCCGATTGCTGCGCTCATTTTAATCCCACTTGGGAAAGCAATGCACAAAATTTCAAAAGGTATGCAAGATGAGACCGCTACATTCACCGCGGTGCTTCAACAAGTATTATCTGAAATCCGCCTTATGAAATCTTCAAATGCAGAAAAAATTGAATATCAAAACGGGAAACAAAAAATTATGAATTTGTTTCATTTCGGCCTAAAAGAAGCAAAAATCCAATCGGTGCTTGGTCCAATCATTAGCCTAGTCATGATGACGCTACTTGTTCTATTATTAGGTTATGGTGGTATGCGCGTTTCTTCAGGTGCATTAACGACTGGTGCATTAGTTGCTTTCATTATGTATTTATTCCAAATTATGATGCCAATGGCGCAAATGGCTACTTTCTTTACACATTTCCAAAAGGCAACTGGCGCAACAGAACGCATTATTAGCATTTTAGAAACCCCGGTAGAACAAGATGCAACGGAGGTAATTCAAAATTCGAATGAAACGATTAAAGTCGAACACGTCAATTATAGCTACAATGATGAAAAACAAATTTTAAAGGACATTTCCTTCAATGTAGAAGCTGGTAAAGTAACGGCGATTGTTGGACCAAGTGGTAGTGGGAAAACAACATTATTCTCCCTTTTCGAACGTTACTACACGCCAACTGACGGTATTATTTCAATTGGCGGCAAATCCATCAACGATTTTTCATTACATTCATGGCGAAATCAAATTGGTTATGTGTCACAAGAAAGTCCTATTGTTTCAGGCTCTATTCGCGATAATATTACGTACGGTTTAGAACGTGATGTAACGGATGAAGAAATAAATAACGTTGCAAAAATGGCGTATGCCGATCAGTTTATCGCGGATCTTCCAAATGGTTATCATACGGAAGTCGGTGAAAGAGGGATGAAACTTTCAGGTGGACAACGACAACGAATTGCAATTGCTCGTGCATTTTTAAGAAATCCTCAAATATTAATGTTGGATGAAGCCACATCTAGTCTTGATAGTAAATCCGAAAAAGTGGTCCAACAAGCATTAAATGATTTAATGAAAGGCCGCACAACAATTGTCATTGCACACCGCTTATCTACTATCATTGATTCAGATCAAATTATTTTCCTTGAGAAAGGAAGCATTACAGGAAGCGGCCGTCATTCAGAGCTATACAAATCACATGCATTATACCGTGAGTTTGCCGATCAGCAACTACACACACTTGAAATCGCGTAA
- a CDS encoding response regulator transcription factor, giving the protein MTKLLIVDDDSHIRELIQLFLNQEGFDLFEASDGVEAMAVLEKVKIDLAIIDIMMPNMNGWQLCQEIRHFSDIPILMLTARGETSQKVKGFNLGADDYLVKPFEPIELVVRVKALLKRYNIALSHTLYIGELKMNRKTYEIVLNDLEYTIPLKEFELLFKLGNYPGKTFSREQLIEDIWGYDYEGDERTVDVHIKRLRERFPEDTCAFRIKTIWGLGYRLELNER; this is encoded by the coding sequence ATGACAAAACTATTAATTGTTGATGATGATTCACATATTCGAGAGCTAATACAGCTCTTTTTGAATCAAGAGGGCTTCGATCTTTTTGAAGCATCTGATGGAGTTGAAGCAATGGCTGTATTAGAAAAAGTGAAAATAGATTTAGCAATTATCGATATTATGATGCCGAATATGAATGGCTGGCAGCTTTGTCAAGAAATTCGCCATTTCAGCGATATTCCCATTTTAATGTTGACTGCTAGAGGCGAAACTTCTCAAAAAGTAAAAGGTTTCAACCTTGGTGCAGACGATTATCTCGTTAAACCGTTCGAGCCAATCGAATTAGTGGTCCGTGTAAAAGCATTGCTAAAACGGTACAACATCGCACTATCACATACCCTTTATATTGGAGAACTAAAAATGAATCGCAAAACTTATGAAATTGTTTTGAACGATTTAGAATATACGATTCCATTAAAAGAATTTGAATTATTATTTAAACTTGGCAACTATCCTGGTAAAACTTTTTCACGTGAACAGTTGATTGAAGATATTTGGGGATATGACTATGAAGGTGACGAAAGAACAGTCGATGTTCATATTAAACGATTGCGCGAAAGATTTCCAGAAGATACATGTGCATTTCGTATAAAAACGATTTGGGGATTAGGCTATCGTTTGGAGCTGAATGAGCGATGA
- a CDS encoding ABC transporter ATP-binding protein, producing the protein MKKLQVKNLRFSIDKKEILKDVSFDVPTGSFVGIIGPNGSGKSTLLKNIYRLYKPASGEILLDSKELSKMKNKDCAKEIAVLAQEGNSQFDFTVEQIVKMGRYPYKSAFEDYSKEDLKMVSDMLKKVGLDNYSDRSFSNLSGGEKQRTLIARALVQNTDFLILDEPTNHLDIGYQIQLMDLVKSLHITTLSAIHDMNIASMYCDYLIVMKDGQIKDFGTVEEVITSQMLKEIFGVNAHVGVNPINKKLLVSFMHTHVHIDGVGHDHVHEDGFTGEHTHNQH; encoded by the coding sequence ATGAAGAAGCTACAAGTTAAAAATTTAAGATTCAGTATAGATAAAAAAGAAATACTGAAAGATGTATCTTTTGATGTGCCAACAGGCAGTTTTGTAGGCATTATTGGTCCGAATGGTTCGGGAAAATCAACGTTATTAAAAAATATATACAGATTATATAAACCTGCTAGCGGCGAAATACTTTTAGATAGTAAAGAATTATCTAAAATGAAAAATAAAGACTGTGCAAAAGAAATCGCCGTACTTGCACAGGAAGGAAATTCGCAGTTTGACTTTACTGTAGAGCAAATTGTTAAAATGGGAAGATATCCTTATAAATCTGCATTTGAAGATTACTCAAAAGAAGATTTGAAAATGGTTTCAGACATGTTGAAAAAAGTAGGGCTAGATAATTATAGTGATAGAAGTTTTTCGAATTTGTCAGGTGGAGAAAAACAACGGACATTAATTGCGAGAGCCTTAGTTCAAAATACAGATTTTTTAATATTAGATGAGCCGACAAATCACTTAGATATTGGATATCAAATTCAACTGATGGATTTAGTAAAGAGTCTTCATATTACGACATTATCGGCAATACATGATATGAACATTGCATCCATGTACTGTGATTATTTAATCGTCATGAAAGATGGACAAATAAAAGACTTTGGCACTGTTGAAGAAGTAATCACTTCACAAATGTTAAAAGAAATATTTGGTGTGAATGCTCATGTGGGGGTTAATCCAATCAATAAAAAATTGTTAGTATCATTTATGCATACCCACGTCCATATAGACGGGGTAGGGCATGATCATGTTCATGAAGATGGTTTCACAGGAGAACATACACATAACCAACATTAA
- a CDS encoding sensor histidine kinase, giving the protein MTKQIVKPILGTLFFTLYIVSCFSAAYFLIEYSPIPTSGYIRFFFTIILGILIMTSIGIMMHYFLPNKRRNYYLEVVSALRKIASGDFNVYLDFKMNDRNDFTELVDQFNHMAKQLQQMEDMRQEFISNVSHEIQSPLTSIVGFAQALQHKQLSVEQQQHYLTIIETESRRLSKLSDNLLKLTSLEAENHLVEKENYALDQQLRTIILASEPNWIQKNIEFDLHLEKIILLADEDLMSQVWINLIHNCIKFTPDYGKITIHLVKKENQVIVTISDTGIGISKANQLHIFERFYKADEARVRSNSGSGLGLSIVKKIIDIHNGTIIVQSELGKGTTFIITLPE; this is encoded by the coding sequence ATGACGAAACAGATTGTGAAGCCAATACTAGGTACGTTATTTTTCACACTGTATATCGTTAGTTGTTTTTCTGCCGCATACTTTTTAATAGAATATAGCCCGATTCCAACATCGGGCTATATTCGCTTTTTCTTTACAATAATCTTAGGTATTTTAATCATGACATCCATCGGTATTATGATGCACTATTTCTTACCGAATAAGCGCCGGAACTACTATTTAGAAGTCGTTTCAGCACTACGTAAAATTGCGAGTGGTGATTTTAATGTCTATTTGGATTTTAAAATGAATGACCGAAATGATTTCACAGAACTGGTCGATCAATTTAACCATATGGCAAAGCAATTACAACAAATGGAGGATATGCGCCAGGAATTTATTTCAAATGTTTCTCATGAAATTCAATCCCCCCTAACATCCATTGTCGGTTTCGCACAAGCATTGCAACACAAGCAGCTTTCAGTAGAGCAACAGCAGCACTATTTAACGATTATCGAAACGGAAAGCCGCCGATTATCAAAACTAAGTGATAATTTATTGAAGCTCACATCACTTGAAGCTGAAAACCACTTAGTTGAGAAAGAAAATTACGCCCTTGATCAACAATTGCGCACAATCATTTTAGCTAGTGAGCCGAATTGGATTCAAAAAAATATAGAATTCGATTTGCATTTAGAAAAAATAATTCTATTAGCAGACGAAGATTTAATGAGTCAAGTATGGATTAACCTCATTCATAATTGCATTAAATTCACACCTGATTACGGTAAAATAACGATTCATTTAGTAAAAAAGGAAAATCAAGTGATTGTTACAATTTCAGATACGGGGATCGGCATTTCAAAGGCGAATCAGCTACACATTTTCGAGCGATTTTATAAAGCGGATGAAGCAAGAGTCCGTTCGAATAGTGGAAGTGGCTTAGGTTTATCGATTGTAAAAAAAATTATCGATATACACAATGGAACAATTATTGTTCAAAGTGAATTAGGGAAAGGTACGACATTTATTATTACATTACCCGAATAA
- a CDS encoding DUF6366 family protein, with the protein MNSNKETPEKQREHLTQEEHKKNPAGNFNDHLNRTQAGMPNTSGMSVKEIGVLILIVVVLFVGYSVYKMF; encoded by the coding sequence ATGAATTCAAACAAAGAAACACCAGAAAAACAAAGGGAACATTTAACCCAGGAAGAGCATAAAAAGAATCCAGCTGGTAATTTCAATGATCATCTGAACCGTACACAAGCGGGGATGCCTAATACTTCTGGCATGAGCGTTAAAGAAATAGGCGTATTAATTTTGATTGTTGTCGTTCTTTTTGTTGGATATAGCGTTTATAAAATGTTTTGA
- a CDS encoding RNA polymerase sigma factor, producing the protein MRRELFDAHYEAVYKYIRYLTNDADLAHDFLQETFYRYYQKNYTEHERTYLLKIARNIVYDHYRRKKILSFFHLKTEPEAQGELPEEVIIQNDELEKLYTALQRIKWNYREVVVLRYIEEYSVKETAEILNCSEVKVKNNTARGLKALRILLGGAEDE; encoded by the coding sequence ATGCGACGTGAGCTTTTTGATGCCCATTATGAGGCAGTTTATAAATACATACGATATTTAACGAATGATGCAGATTTAGCGCATGATTTTTTGCAGGAAACGTTTTACCGCTATTATCAAAAAAATTATACCGAGCACGAACGAACTTATTTATTAAAAATTGCCCGCAATATTGTATATGACCATTATCGTAGGAAAAAGATTTTATCGTTTTTTCATTTGAAAACAGAGCCTGAAGCGCAGGGGGAATTACCTGAGGAAGTCATAATTCAAAATGATGAGCTTGAAAAGTTATATACCGCGTTGCAACGCATTAAATGGAATTACCGTGAAGTTGTTGTACTGCGCTATATTGAGGAATATTCGGTAAAGGAAACGGCTGAAATATTAAATTGTAGTGAAGTGAAAGTGAAAAATAATACAGCGCGAGGTTTAAAAGCATTGCGAATATTGTTAGGAGGTGCGGAGGATGAATGA
- a CDS encoding ABC transporter substrate-binding protein, producing the protein MIKSRGLKRFLTAISIVGLSLSVAGCSANVDKNSEKPETKPEVSNFKPVEFTYSDGAQDYKVTVETPRERAVTLSQFMTEMLLALDLGDKMIGTALLDNPILPEFEEAYNKIPELKIGEGHSVAKEGFMATGADFVSGWDSSISEQTTGSPDELIEKGIIPFMAKSYNPSATVETVYEDFELLGKIFGVEDKATEVINKMKSDIKAVTDKLGDIKAEERIKMMVYDSGENDAMVVGSGLANNLIDLAGGNNIFGKDATKPYINVSWESIVAKDPEVILITDFMAGQPVQEKINFLKSHPALKDVSAIKNNKLYVVGLADLSPGIRNPKIIEQMYGYFYGENK; encoded by the coding sequence ATGATAAAGAGTAGAGGCTTAAAAAGATTTTTAACAGCAATTTCAATCGTGGGGTTGTCATTAAGTGTTGCAGGATGTTCAGCAAATGTTGATAAAAATAGTGAAAAACCAGAAACTAAACCAGAAGTGAGTAATTTTAAACCAGTTGAGTTTACTTATTCAGATGGGGCACAAGATTACAAAGTAACAGTTGAAACGCCAAGAGAAAGAGCCGTAACATTATCACAATTTATGACTGAAATGTTACTTGCATTAGACTTAGGAGATAAAATGATTGGAACAGCTCTTTTAGATAACCCAATCCTGCCTGAGTTTGAAGAGGCCTATAATAAAATACCTGAACTTAAAATTGGAGAAGGACATTCGGTAGCAAAAGAAGGATTTATGGCTACGGGTGCAGATTTTGTAAGTGGATGGGATTCATCGATCAGTGAACAAACGACAGGATCTCCAGATGAACTTATTGAAAAAGGTATCATTCCTTTTATGGCGAAATCATACAATCCAAGTGCTACGGTTGAAACGGTATATGAAGATTTTGAATTGCTAGGAAAGATATTTGGCGTTGAAGATAAAGCAACAGAAGTAATCAATAAAATGAAAAGTGATATAAAAGCTGTCACGGACAAATTGGGCGATATAAAAGCAGAAGAAAGAATCAAAATGATGGTATATGATTCAGGCGAAAATGATGCGATGGTAGTTGGGTCTGGGTTAGCTAATAATCTAATCGATTTAGCAGGTGGCAATAATATATTTGGGAAAGATGCAACGAAGCCTTATATCAATGTATCTTGGGAAAGTATAGTAGCAAAAGATCCTGAAGTTATATTAATAACAGATTTTATGGCAGGACAACCAGTACAAGAAAAAATTAACTTTTTAAAATCACATCCAGCACTTAAGGATGTTTCAGCGATTAAAAATAATAAACTTTATGTTGTAGGATTAGCTGACTTATCTCCAGGTATTAGAAATCCAAAAATTATAGAGCAAATGTATGGATACTTCTATGGAGAAAATAAGTAG
- a CDS encoding FecCD family ABC transporter permease, translating into MESSVQEQRSLSKKKGFLFWVIALTIILAGTIIGAIAIGSTYIEPGEVYKVLLNKLSNGILFENAGTVMTQNIIWEIRLPRVLLGALCGAGLALCGILMQSITKNPIAEPYILGISSGASCGAVAVIVLGGVSAIGINSISAGAFVGSIISGILVFVIGTQMGKTTSTTRLVLTGMAISTIFAALTNLLIYSADNSNQAKSALFWTVGSLGGAKWDVLLFPFITLVIVMVVAFIMSKSLDILLLGDDSAIILGINVKMIKSIILLLATLLTASLVAITGAIGFIGLIVPHICRTIAGSDHKKLIVLSALVGSIFLILSDIFARGLFPPIEIPIGIITSLVGGPFFLYLISKKNYTFGGKD; encoded by the coding sequence GTGGAGTCTTCAGTACAAGAACAAAGAAGCCTTTCTAAAAAGAAAGGTTTCTTATTTTGGGTTATAGCTTTAACTATAATTTTGGCAGGAACCATCATTGGAGCTATAGCGATTGGTAGTACTTATATAGAACCTGGAGAAGTTTATAAAGTATTGCTTAATAAATTATCTAATGGAATATTATTTGAAAATGCTGGCACTGTTATGACACAGAATATAATATGGGAAATACGATTACCTCGTGTATTATTAGGGGCATTATGTGGTGCTGGACTTGCCCTTTGTGGAATACTAATGCAATCTATCACTAAAAATCCAATCGCAGAACCATATATACTTGGTATTTCGTCAGGGGCATCTTGTGGAGCTGTGGCTGTCATTGTTTTAGGTGGGGTATCAGCGATAGGCATTAATAGTATTAGTGCGGGTGCATTTGTTGGGTCAATAATATCAGGAATACTAGTATTTGTTATAGGAACTCAAATGGGAAAAACGACTTCTACTACAAGGCTAGTTCTTACAGGAATGGCTATATCAACAATATTTGCAGCACTGACAAACTTGCTGATCTATTCAGCGGATAATTCAAACCAAGCTAAAAGTGCGTTGTTTTGGACTGTTGGTAGTTTAGGTGGAGCTAAGTGGGATGTATTATTATTTCCATTTATTACACTCGTAATCGTTATGGTTGTTGCATTTATTATGTCAAAATCATTAGATATATTACTTTTAGGTGATGATAGTGCCATCATACTTGGTATAAATGTAAAAATGATCAAATCCATCATATTACTATTAGCCACGTTACTTACCGCATCATTAGTTGCAATAACAGGTGCTATAGGATTTATAGGTCTGATTGTTCCTCACATTTGTAGAACGATCGCAGGAAGTGACCATAAAAAATTAATCGTTCTTTCTGCGTTAGTTGGCTCAATCTTTTTAATACTATCAGATATATTTGCAAGAGGACTTTTCCCACCAATAGAAATCCCTATAGGAATTATTACTTCATTAGTTGGAGGACCGTTTTTCTTATACTTAATTTCTAAGAAAAATTATACTTTTGGAGGGAAAGACTAA
- a CDS encoding IclR family transcriptional regulator, with protein METKERKKYSVPALENAVQILKLLSRNRFKESTVTEIANALALNPATCYRILQSLEEFSFVRYERVNKRYTLGPYLVVLGERAKEHLNYLAIIKPYLEQLTQQTGLTSMLVNKVSDDKVAILSKVEGNDFGIHVSIGRHFSITDGAFGMCFLAFLEKEERDYHLKQDGGLKTFDEAEIDSIEESIQKVREEGYYVTFGEYLKGICCVAAPIFADGNKVDLSIALVGLTAQIDKSELSEKGELMKKAANEITNKITR; from the coding sequence GTGGAAACGAAAGAACGAAAAAAATATTCAGTTCCTGCATTAGAAAATGCTGTTCAAATTTTAAAGCTCTTAAGTCGAAATCGATTTAAAGAAAGTACCGTGACAGAAATAGCAAATGCCTTAGCTTTGAACCCAGCTACCTGTTATCGAATATTACAAAGTCTTGAAGAATTTTCATTTGTTCGTTACGAAAGGGTTAATAAAAGGTATACATTAGGTCCATATTTAGTTGTTTTAGGAGAACGTGCAAAAGAGCATCTTAACTATTTAGCAATCATTAAGCCATATCTCGAACAATTAACGCAGCAAACGGGTTTAACTTCTATGCTAGTAAATAAAGTGAGTGACGATAAAGTAGCGATTTTATCTAAGGTAGAAGGTAATGACTTTGGTATTCATGTATCAATTGGAAGACATTTTTCCATTACGGATGGTGCATTTGGTATGTGCTTCCTTGCTTTCTTAGAGAAAGAAGAAAGAGATTATCATTTAAAGCAAGATGGTGGTTTAAAAACATTCGATGAAGCAGAAATCGATTCGATAGAAGAAAGTATCCAAAAGGTTCGAGAAGAGGGCTATTATGTTACTTTTGGGGAATATCTTAAAGGAATATGTTGTGTAGCAGCTCCGATTTTTGCTGATGGAAATAAAGTAGACTTATCAATTGCCTTAGTCGGCTTAACTGCTCAAATCGATAAATCTGAGTTAAGTGAAAAGGGAGAATTAATGAAAAAGGCTGCGAATGAAATTACGAATAAAATTACGAGATAA
- the trhO gene encoding oxygen-dependent tRNA uridine(34) hydroxylase TrhO, whose amino-acid sequence MNYQVLLYYHYTTIVDPAAFSAAHLQACKEIGLKGRILVATEGINGTVSGTKEQTAAYMDMMKADPLFDGIVFKIDEAEGHAFKKMHVRPRPELVHLGLEADVNPHELTGRYLSPEQFLEEMQDENTVVLDVRNTYEYDVGHFRGAIRPDVENFRDTPEWVRENKELFEGKNVLTYCTGGIRCEKFSGWMKREGFGDVGQLHGGVATYGKDPVAKGQLWDGQMYVFDERLTVPINQVEHVVVGRDHYDGEPCERYVNCANPECNKQIIASEENEAKHLGGCTPECTTHERNRYIVRHNLTEEQVQQALQLLEV is encoded by the coding sequence ATGAATTATCAAGTATTATTGTATTATCATTACACAACGATTGTAGATCCAGCAGCTTTTTCAGCAGCTCATTTACAAGCGTGTAAAGAAATTGGTTTAAAAGGTCGTATTTTAGTGGCGACAGAAGGTATTAATGGCACGGTATCAGGGACAAAAGAGCAGACAGCTGCTTACATGGACATGATGAAGGCTGATCCATTATTTGATGGGATTGTTTTTAAAATCGACGAGGCAGAAGGGCATGCTTTCAAAAAAATGCATGTACGTCCGCGCCCTGAATTAGTACATTTAGGGTTAGAAGCAGATGTCAATCCGCATGAATTAACAGGTCGATATTTATCACCTGAGCAATTTTTGGAAGAAATGCAAGATGAAAATACAGTTGTTTTAGATGTGCGCAATACGTATGAATATGATGTTGGTCATTTCCGTGGTGCGATTCGTCCAGACGTTGAAAATTTCCGTGATACACCAGAATGGGTACGTGAAAACAAAGAACTTTTTGAAGGTAAAAATGTTTTAACGTATTGTACAGGTGGGATTCGTTGTGAAAAATTCTCAGGGTGGATGAAGCGTGAAGGATTCGGAGATGTCGGTCAATTACATGGTGGCGTTGCAACTTACGGGAAAGACCCAGTTGCAAAAGGGCAGCTATGGGATGGTCAAATGTATGTATTTGATGAGCGTTTAACGGTGCCAATTAATCAGGTGGAGCATGTCGTAGTTGGGCGTGATCACTATGACGGGGAGCCATGTGAGCGCTACGTTAATTGTGCGAACCCAGAGTGTAATAAGCAAATTATTGCCTCTGAGGAAAACGAAGCCAAGCATCTTGGTGGCTGTACACCTGAATGTACAACACATGAGCGCAATCGTTACATCGTGCGCCATAATTTAACGGAAGAGCAAGTGCAACAAGCGCTTCAATTATTAGAAGTATAA